From the Cystobacter ferrugineus genome, the window GCCGGCACGTGGCGGTGACTCGCGGGGACACCAATGAGGTTTCCGTCTACCCGGTGAACGGCGACGGCTCGCTGGGCACCGTGGCGTCCTACAAGGCCCTCTCGTCGCTGCATGACCTGGTGGTGGCGGACTTCAACGGGGATGAACGCCCCGACATCGCCGGCACCTATGTCAACACCTGTCTCTCGGACGCGGACGTCGCATGCCAGGCCGTGGGCGTGTTCCTGGGCAAGAGCGATGGCACCTTCGAGCCGCCGCGCATCACTCCCACGGGCGGCACGCCGCTGGGGCTCGTGGCGGCACGGCTGGATCCGGATGCCCTGATGGATCTCATCGTCGCGGATTCGCACCGCCATCAGGTGCTCGTGCTCAGTGGACGGGCCGATGGCAGCTTCTTCGTCCAGGCGTCCTATCCCACGGTCCGCTCTCCGGCGCGCCTGGCCCTGGTGGACATCAATCGGGACACGGTGCCGGATCTGGTGGTGGGCTCGTTGGGCAACGAGGTGGGGGTGATGCTCGGTCAGCCCGGAGGCTCCTTCGCGGCGCACGTGCCCCTCACCGCCAGCACCCAGGAGGCGGGCATCCGGGCCCTGGCCGCGTCGGACTTCGACAAGGACGGCATCAACGACGTGGCCGTCCTCACCAGCTCGGGCGTGCAGATGCTCTGGGGCATCTGCCGTTGATTCCCTCCCACTAGAACTCCACCTGCGCGCCCAGCTCCATCACCCGCCGGGCGGGCAGCCGGAAGTGGTCCGTGGTGGGCGGTGCGTTGCGCAGCATCAGCCGGAACAGCCGCTTGGCCCATAGAGGCGCCCCGCGGCCACGCCGCACGCTCAACGTCACCCGCCCGATATAGAAGGTCACCGGCTCGGTCAGGACCTCCAGCCCGAGCTGGCGCGCCTGCTCCAGCACCCGCGGCACGTCCGGGTGCTCCATGAAGCCGTAGCGCGCCGTCACCCGTGTGACGCCCTGGCCGTGCGACTGCCAGCTCACGCGCTCGGAGGGCTCCACCGAGGCCTCGTTCTCCGTGACGACCGTGAGCAGCACCACCTGCTCGTGCAGCACTTGGTTGTGCGCCAGATGATGCATGAGCACGAGCGGCGCGCCGTGTCTCGTGCCGGTCAGGAACACCGCCGTGCCGCGCACCCGGGGCAGGGGGCTGCGCGAGAGCGTCTGGAAGAGCTTCTCCATGTCCACGGTGTGCGTGTCGCGCTGGTCGAGCAGCAGCTCCAGTCCTCGCCGCCAGACGGCCATCAGCAGGAAGACGCCCGAGGCGATCACCAGCGGCAGCCAGCCGCCCTCGGAAATCTTGAGCAGGTTGGCGCCCAGGAAGGAGGCATCCACCAGGAGGAAGCCGGCCACCGCGAGCCCGAGCGCCCACGGTGGCCAGTGCCAGCGCCGCCGGGCCACCGAGCCGAAGAGGAGCGTGGTGATGAGCATGGTGCCCGACACCGCCAGGCCGTAGGCCGAGGCGAGGGACTGGGAGGAGCGGAAGTTCAGCACCACGGCGACGCACGCCGTCATCAGCGCCCAGTTGATGGCGGGCAGGTAGATCTGCCCCTCGTGCGTCGGAGACGTGTGGCGCAGCGTCAGCCGCGGGCAGTAGCCCAGTTGGGTGGCCTGGTGGGTGAGGGAGAACACCGCGCTGATGAGTGCCTGGGACGCGACCACCGTGGCCAGCATGGCCAGCACCACCATGGGGTAGAGCGCCTGGCCAGGCAGCGAGCGGTAGAAGGGGGCGTCGGCGGCCTCGGGGTGGTGCAGGAGGAACGCGCCCTGGGAGAGGTAGCTCAGCAGGAGCGCGGGCAGGGCGAGCGAGAACCACGCGAGCCGGATGGGCCGCCGGCCGAAGTTGCCCAGGTCCGCGTAGAGCGCCTCGGCGCCGGTGAGGCACAGGATGACGGAGCCGAGCACCCGGAAGCCGTGCCAGCCCGACTCCTGGAAGAAGCGCACCGCGTGCCAGGGATTGAAGGCGGCGAGCACCTCGGGGGCGCGCAGCACGCCCCAGGCCCCGAAGGCCCCGATGCTCAGGAACCACAGCGCCACGATGGGCCCGAACACCACGCCCACGCGCCCCGGGCCCCAGGGCTGCACGAAGAAGAGCGCCAGGAGGATGAGCACCGTGAGCGGCACCACATAGGGCTCGAAGACGGGCGTGGCCACCTTCAGCCCCTCCACCGCCGAGAGGACCGAGATGGAGGGGGTGATGACGCCATCCCCATACAGGAGCGCCGCGCCGAACAGCCCGAGCCCCACCAGCATCGCGCGTCCTCCGCGCGAGCGGGCTGGCCGCAGCATCGCCACCAGCGCGAGGATGCCGCCCTCTCCCTCGTTGTCCAGGCGCAAGAGGAGCGTGAGGTACTTCAGGCACACCACCACGAGCAGCGACCAGATGATGAGCGACAGCACCCCGAGGATGTTGCCGGACGTCACCTCCACCGCGTGCGGTCCGTGGAAGCTCTCCTGGAGCGAGTAGAGGGGGCTCGTCCCCAGGTCCCCGAACACCACGCCCAGGGCGGACAGGGTGAGCAGCGCGAGCCCCTGGGGCGCCGCCCGGCGCGTCTGTCCCAGGCGGGACGGCCCCCGCTTCGTGGGAAGGTCGCGCCTGGCGCCCGCGGCCCCACGGGGAGAGTCCTCTGCTCGGTGTCCCACGGCTCCGAGCGTGGTCATTGGTGGGGCGTGGGGCAAGGCACCCCGGGGAGGAGGGGTGGAAATCCGCCAGGGCACCCTGGCACCTTGCCACGCTCCGGCCGGGGCATGGCGCGTCCTCCGAGGGGCGGGGCTCGGGCATGTGGCTTGCTGAAGCCTGGCGCCGAGGAGCCCGCGCGCCCATGCCTTGCGTCTTGCCTTGTCGCGTCATGCCGATGGCCGTCCGCGTCATGACGGGCGGGAGGTGAGCGGATGGAGGGCGTGCTGCCAAGGACGGTCCGGTTGCTCGGTGCGGACGAGTCGCTGCGCTCGCTGCTGAGCGACGTGTTGGGGGACATGGGCATCCCATTGGAGGAGGACGGCGGGGAGGCGCGTGCGGACGTGGTGCTCGCGCTGGTGGAGCGCGAGGACAGCGTGCGCGGGGTGCTGCGGGAGGTGTCGGGCGCGGCGCCCGTCATCGTGCTGTTGCCGTTCGAGGACGAGCGGTTGCGGTGCCTGGCGATGCGCCTGGGCGCCCGGAGTTGTTACGCGCTGGGCACTCCGCTGGAGGCACTCAAGCGGCTGCTGCGCGAGGTGGGCCTGTCAAGCGCTCCGGGCGGCTGGGGCGGGGAGGCACGATGAGGCAGCATGAATCCGGGCAGGGGACACGGGCGCGGCCCGTGTTGCGGTTGGTTCCTTCCTTGCCCCCTCCTGCCCTGACGGGCGAGCA encodes:
- a CDS encoding FG-GAP repeat domain-containing protein, with the translated sequence MSSTRISAVPSLLVVPLLSALCLFSSACVDEPRPPPQVGDNPGGGGPGTPGEPGPGGNADGGLVLASDGGTLAAKPSCPGGSTSCQGACSDGGIVCLGNCGFLPPVRYPLGGEQADLAVGDLQGDGTDDLVTADTQGHVLHVLLNRGRGLFQTPSQWRASTPSSVALARLDANASLDVLVANSGSSSLGVYRGRGNGSFEPSITASSGSSLRGLVAWESNGSRHVAVTRGDTNEVSVYPVNGDGSLGTVASYKALSSLHDLVVADFNGDERPDIAGTYVNTCLSDADVACQAVGVFLGKSDGTFEPPRITPTGGTPLGLVAARLDPDALMDLIVADSHRHQVLVLSGRADGSFFVQASYPTVRSPARLALVDINRDTVPDLVVGSLGNEVGVMLGQPGGSFAAHVPLTASTQEAGIRALAASDFDKDGINDVAVLTSSGVQMLWGICR
- a CDS encoding potassium transporter Kup; the encoded protein is MGHRAEDSPRGAAGARRDLPTKRGPSRLGQTRRAAPQGLALLTLSALGVVFGDLGTSPLYSLQESFHGPHAVEVTSGNILGVLSLIIWSLLVVVCLKYLTLLLRLDNEGEGGILALVAMLRPARSRGGRAMLVGLGLFGAALLYGDGVITPSISVLSAVEGLKVATPVFEPYVVPLTVLILLALFFVQPWGPGRVGVVFGPIVALWFLSIGAFGAWGVLRAPEVLAAFNPWHAVRFFQESGWHGFRVLGSVILCLTGAEALYADLGNFGRRPIRLAWFSLALPALLLSYLSQGAFLLHHPEAADAPFYRSLPGQALYPMVVLAMLATVVASQALISAVFSLTHQATQLGYCPRLTLRHTSPTHEGQIYLPAINWALMTACVAVVLNFRSSQSLASAYGLAVSGTMLITTLLFGSVARRRWHWPPWALGLAVAGFLLVDASFLGANLLKISEGGWLPLVIASGVFLLMAVWRRGLELLLDQRDTHTVDMEKLFQTLSRSPLPRVRGTAVFLTGTRHGAPLVLMHHLAHNQVLHEQVVLLTVVTENEASVEPSERVSWQSHGQGVTRVTARYGFMEHPDVPRVLEQARQLGLEVLTEPVTFYIGRVTLSVRRGRGAPLWAKRLFRLMLRNAPPTTDHFRLPARRVMELGAQVEF
- a CDS encoding DNA-binding response regulator; its protein translation is MLPRTVRLLGADESLRSLLSDVLGDMGIPLEEDGGEARADVVLALVEREDSVRGVLREVSGAAPVIVLLPFEDERLRCLAMRLGARSCYALGTPLEALKRLLREVGLSSAPGGWGGEAR